One region of Natronorubrum aibiense genomic DNA includes:
- a CDS encoding PadR family transcriptional regulator, whose translation MYDLTGFQRDLLYVIAGEEEPHGLAIKEELEEYYEKEIHHGRLYPNLDTLVDKGLVEKGRRDRRTNFYTLTRRGRRELEARREWEAQYVDL comes from the coding sequence ATGTACGACCTGACAGGATTCCAGCGGGACTTGCTGTACGTCATCGCTGGTGAGGAGGAGCCCCACGGACTGGCAATCAAAGAGGAACTCGAAGAGTACTACGAAAAGGAGATCCACCACGGCCGTCTCTACCCGAATCTCGATACGCTCGTCGACAAAGGCCTCGTCGAGAAGGGACGACGTGACCGGCGGACGAACTTCTATACGCTCACCCGCCGCGGCCGCCGAGAGCTCGAGGCGCGCCGGGAGTGGGAAGCGCAGTACGTCGACCTGTAG
- a CDS encoding cupredoxin domain-containing protein, producing MSDPKLNRRKFVTAAGTATALVIAGCADESGGEGNGDENGGGNGMDDGAENGDEESNGEPIDPSETIELGAEVQAWMGQAPDQIADEENPTLVLQEGESYQFTWENLDGQEHNLEIVDDNDEVVDDYSTENMGEEGETQDLEVDEITSEMVEYVCRPHESSMRGEIQIESGNGGENGEEENGEENATDSEDGNGMENGEEENGNETENGGENDSEDDGM from the coding sequence ATGTCCGATCCGAAACTCAACCGACGCAAGTTCGTTACCGCTGCAGGAACCGCAACCGCGCTCGTCATCGCCGGGTGTGCTGACGAAAGTGGCGGCGAGGGCAACGGCGACGAAAACGGCGGCGGAAACGGTATGGATGACGGGGCTGAAAACGGCGACGAAGAATCCAACGGCGAGCCAATCGACCCGAGCGAGACGATCGAACTCGGCGCGGAAGTGCAAGCGTGGATGGGCCAGGCCCCCGACCAGATCGCCGACGAAGAGAATCCGACACTCGTCCTCCAAGAGGGCGAATCGTATCAGTTCACGTGGGAGAACCTCGACGGTCAAGAGCACAACCTCGAGATCGTCGACGACAACGACGAGGTCGTCGACGACTACTCGACCGAAAACATGGGCGAGGAAGGCGAAACGCAAGACCTCGAGGTCGACGAAATCACGAGCGAGATGGTCGAATACGTCTGTCGTCCACACGAGAGTTCGATGCGCGGTGAGATCCAGATCGAGAGCGGAAACGGTGGAGAAAACGGCGAGGAAGAAAACGGCGAAGAGAACGCTACCGACAGTGAAGACGGCAACGGAATGGAGAACGGCGAGGAAGAAAACGGCAATGAGACCGAGAACGGTGGTGAGAACGACAGCGAAGACGACGGAATGTAA
- a CDS encoding alpha/beta fold hydrolase translates to MTESTTTTMYRIRTDALTTDVGDGQPVVFAHGTLMDRTMFQPQLEALAPDYRAVAYDLRARTDQYASTYDLADLAGDCAAVLDGLGEERAVIGGMSMGGFMALRFALAYPERVDGLILIDSMATPHEPAERETYGQLVEPLEGSHAAVPRSLAEGVAGYLFGETTRETNPALVEAWIDRWATYPGAAVYNELHSWLERPDVTDRLAEIDVPVLVVHGEEDPSIDPSRAEPMLAELPDARMERIPNAGHTSNLEAPDRVNEAITSFLDERF, encoded by the coding sequence ATGACTGAGTCGACCACGACGACGATGTACCGGATCAGAACCGACGCGCTCACGACCGACGTCGGCGACGGGCAACCGGTTGTCTTCGCCCACGGGACCCTGATGGACCGGACGATGTTCCAGCCCCAACTCGAGGCGCTGGCCCCCGACTACCGCGCAGTCGCCTACGACCTGCGGGCGCGGACGGATCAGTACGCGTCGACGTACGACCTCGCGGATCTCGCCGGCGACTGTGCCGCGGTACTCGACGGGCTCGGCGAAGAGCGCGCCGTCATCGGCGGGATGTCGATGGGCGGGTTCATGGCGCTGCGCTTTGCGCTCGCCTATCCCGAGCGAGTCGACGGGCTAATTCTGATCGACTCGATGGCGACACCCCACGAACCCGCCGAACGTGAGACCTACGGCCAACTCGTCGAGCCGCTTGAGGGATCGCACGCAGCCGTACCGCGGTCGTTGGCCGAGGGTGTCGCCGGCTACCTCTTCGGTGAGACGACGCGCGAGACGAACCCCGCGCTCGTCGAGGCGTGGATCGATCGGTGGGCGACGTACCCCGGCGCAGCGGTCTACAACGAACTGCACTCCTGGCTCGAGCGCCCGGACGTCACGGACCGACTCGCCGAGATCGACGTCCCCGTGCTCGTCGTCCACGGCGAGGAAGATCCGTCGATCGACCCCTCACGAGCCGAACCGATGCTGGCGGAGCTACCTGACGCTCGCATGGAACGGATTCCGAACGCGGGTCACACGTCAAATCTCGAGGCCCCGGACCGGGTCAACGAGGCGATCACGTCGTTCCTCGACGAGCGATTTTGA
- the glyA gene encoding serine hydroxymethyltransferase translates to MEHEHVRDVDPAVADALEGEVDRQRESLQMIASENHVSKAVLDAQGSALTNKYAEGYPGSRYYGGCEYADEVEQLAIDRATELFGAEHVNVQPHSGTQANQAVYFAMLEPGDKILSLDLTHGGHLSHGHPANFVGQLYDVEQYEVDAETGYVDYEGLAEQAEEFEPDIIVSGYSAYPREIDWERIQEAADSADALHLADIAHITGLVAAGVHDSPVGIADFVTGSTHKTIRAGRGGIVMCDEEYADDIDAAVFPGGQGGPLMHNIAGKAVGFKEALAPEFEDYAEQTVANAEALGEQLVENGFSLVSGGTDNHLVLVDLRESHPDTSGGDAEEALEDAGIVLNGNTVPGETRSAFDPSGIRAGTPGLTTRGFDEDDCRTVADLITRVIDNPEDEAVLAEVREDVESLCDANPLYE, encoded by the coding sequence ATGGAACACGAGCACGTTCGGGACGTCGATCCCGCCGTCGCCGATGCACTCGAGGGAGAGGTAGATCGCCAACGAGAGTCGCTGCAGATGATCGCCAGCGAGAATCACGTCTCGAAGGCCGTCCTCGACGCGCAGGGAAGCGCCCTCACGAACAAGTACGCCGAGGGGTATCCCGGCTCGCGCTACTACGGCGGCTGTGAGTACGCCGACGAGGTCGAACAGCTCGCGATCGACCGCGCCACGGAGCTGTTCGGTGCCGAACACGTCAACGTCCAGCCACACTCGGGCACGCAGGCCAATCAGGCCGTCTACTTCGCGATGCTCGAGCCCGGCGACAAGATCCTCTCGCTGGATCTGACTCACGGCGGCCACCTCAGTCACGGCCATCCGGCGAACTTCGTCGGCCAGCTCTACGACGTCGAGCAGTACGAAGTCGACGCCGAGACGGGCTACGTCGACTACGAGGGGCTCGCCGAGCAGGCCGAGGAGTTCGAGCCGGACATCATCGTCTCGGGCTACTCCGCATACCCACGCGAGATCGACTGGGAGCGCATTCAGGAGGCCGCCGACAGCGCCGACGCGCTCCACCTCGCCGACATCGCCCACATCACGGGGCTCGTCGCCGCCGGCGTTCACGACTCGCCGGTCGGCATCGCCGACTTCGTCACTGGCAGCACGCACAAGACCATCCGCGCCGGTCGCGGTGGCATCGTCATGTGCGACGAGGAGTACGCCGACGACATCGACGCGGCGGTCTTCCCCGGCGGACAGGGCGGCCCGCTCATGCACAACATCGCCGGCAAGGCCGTCGGCTTCAAGGAAGCCTTAGCGCCCGAGTTCGAAGACTACGCCGAGCAGACGGTTGCTAACGCGGAGGCCCTCGGCGAGCAACTCGTCGAGAACGGCTTCTCGCTCGTCTCGGGCGGCACCGACAACCACCTCGTACTCGTCGACCTGCGCGAGAGCCACCCCGACACCTCCGGCGGCGACGCCGAAGAAGCGCTCGAGGACGCCGGTATCGTCCTCAACGGGAACACGGTGCCCGGTGAGACGCGCTCGGCGTTTGACCCCTCGGGCATCCGCGCCGGCACGCCCGGCTTGACGACGCGTGGCTTCGACGAGGACGACTGCCGCACCGTCGCCGACCTGATCACGCGCGTCATCGACAACCCCGAGGACGAGGCCGTCCTCGCCGAGGTCCGCGAGGACGTCGAGTCGCTGTGTGACGCGAACCCGCTGTACGAGTAA
- the bioB gene encoding biotin synthase BioB codes for MVYETNNKTVDDALERVFAGEQLDRTDGLALLAQPVDALAEAGAAVRDHFGDGTVDACSIVNAKAGNCAEDCGFCAQSVHFDTGIDTYDFIGPEKVLEAAKRAERDGAQRFGIVVAEKGVSKEHRPDEWEDVLEAIRLVRDECALEIDASLGILTEEEAEILVEEGINHYNHNIETSPRYFPEIVDTHSFEDRVETLEVAKDAGMDLCAGVILGMGETPTDRVDAAIALQEIGISSLPVNVLNPVEGTPLAEQGVAISTEEIIKTVAVYKLLHPESRVRLTGGREVNLAPDEQHLPLEAGADGLLTGDYLTTEGQSPGDDIEIIERAGLEPNQETNEFDPEAVKARHRNAAESSTDSTASTGAEPSDD; via the coding sequence GTGGTTTACGAGACGAACAACAAGACGGTCGACGACGCGCTCGAGCGAGTGTTCGCCGGCGAGCAGCTCGATCGAACCGACGGGCTCGCGTTGCTGGCCCAGCCGGTCGACGCGCTCGCAGAAGCCGGCGCAGCCGTGCGCGATCACTTCGGTGACGGCACGGTCGACGCCTGCTCGATCGTCAACGCAAAGGCGGGCAACTGTGCCGAGGATTGTGGCTTCTGTGCGCAGTCGGTCCACTTCGACACCGGCATCGACACGTACGATTTCATCGGCCCCGAGAAGGTCTTAGAGGCCGCAAAGCGGGCCGAGCGCGACGGTGCTCAGCGTTTCGGCATCGTCGTCGCCGAGAAGGGGGTCTCGAAAGAACACCGACCCGACGAGTGGGAAGACGTCCTCGAGGCCATCCGACTCGTCAGAGACGAGTGTGCCCTCGAGATCGACGCCTCCCTCGGCATTCTCACCGAGGAGGAAGCCGAGATCTTGGTCGAGGAGGGGATCAACCACTACAATCACAACATCGAGACCTCACCGCGATACTTCCCCGAGATCGTCGACACCCACAGTTTCGAGGATCGGGTCGAGACGCTCGAGGTCGCCAAGGATGCCGGCATGGATCTCTGTGCTGGCGTTATCCTCGGCATGGGCGAGACGCCGACCGACCGCGTCGACGCGGCAATCGCGCTTCAGGAGATCGGCATCTCCTCGCTCCCGGTGAACGTGCTCAACCCGGTCGAGGGAACGCCGCTTGCCGAGCAGGGGGTCGCCATCTCGACCGAGGAAATTATCAAGACGGTTGCGGTGTACAAACTCCTCCATCCCGAGTCGCGGGTGCGGCTCACCGGCGGTCGCGAGGTCAATCTCGCGCCCGACGAGCAGCATCTCCCGCTCGAGGCCGGTGCAGACGGCCTGCTCACGGGCGACTACCTCACCACGGAGGGCCAGTCGCCCGGCGACGACATCGAGATCATCGAACGGGCGGGCCTCGAGCCGAATCAGGAGACAAACGAGTTCGACCCCGAGGCGGTCAAGGCTCGCCACCGCAACGCCGCGGAGTCGTCGACTGACTCGACAGCGAGTACAGGCGCAGAACCGAGCGACGACTGA
- a CDS encoding bifunctional methylenetetrahydrofolate dehydrogenase/methenyltetrahydrofolate cyclohydrolase yields MTEIIDGNAVASEIRDDLTDAIETLADAGARPGLATVLMGDDPASQTYVNMKQRDCQEVGIESHHVDVAGDAPAEELYDTIADLNDNDDVHGYIVQAPVPDHVDYREVIRRVDPAKDVDGFHPENVGRLVAGDARFRPCTPHGVQKLLESADVDTEGKDVTIVGRSDIVGKPLANLLIQKADDGNATVTVCHSRTDDLAAKTRSADIVVAAVGVPELIDGSMISEGTVVIDVGVNRVDADTEKGYELVGDVEFESANEPASAITPVPGGVGPMTRAMLLYNTVKAASLQEDVDVDLP; encoded by the coding sequence ATGACCGAGATCATCGACGGCAACGCCGTCGCAAGCGAGATTCGTGACGACCTGACGGACGCGATCGAGACGCTCGCCGACGCAGGCGCTCGACCCGGCCTCGCGACCGTCCTGATGGGCGACGACCCGGCCAGCCAGACGTACGTCAATATGAAACAACGCGACTGCCAGGAAGTTGGCATCGAAAGCCACCACGTCGACGTCGCTGGCGACGCTCCAGCCGAGGAGTTGTACGACACCATCGCCGATCTCAACGACAACGACGACGTCCACGGCTACATCGTGCAGGCCCCCGTTCCGGACCACGTCGACTACCGCGAGGTCATTCGCCGTGTCGACCCCGCGAAAGACGTCGACGGCTTCCACCCCGAAAACGTCGGCCGACTCGTCGCCGGCGACGCCCGATTCCGTCCCTGCACGCCCCACGGGGTGCAGAAATTACTCGAGTCCGCCGACGTCGACACCGAGGGCAAAGACGTCACGATCGTTGGCCGCTCGGACATCGTCGGCAAACCCCTCGCCAACCTGCTGATCCAGAAGGCCGACGACGGCAACGCGACGGTGACGGTCTGTCACTCCCGAACCGACGACCTCGCTGCGAAAACTCGTAGCGCGGATATCGTCGTCGCCGCCGTCGGCGTCCCCGAACTCATCGACGGTTCGATGATCAGTGAAGGAACGGTCGTCATCGACGTCGGCGTCAACCGCGTCGACGCGGACACCGAGAAAGGGTACGAACTCGTCGGCGACGTCGAGTTCGAGAGCGCGAACGAACCCGCCAGCGCCATCACGCCCGTTCCGGGCGGCGTCGGCCCAATGACGCGCGCGATGTTGCTCTACAACACTGTGAAAGCCGCCAGCCTGCAGGAAGACGTCGACGTCGACCTGCCCTGA
- the rbcL gene encoding type III ribulose-bisphosphate carboxylase: MTGIEYDDFLDLEYEPTATDLVCEFTIDPADGMSTEAAASRVASESSNGTWAALHVDEDELTDLSAVACAIDGHEITVAYPEALFETGSMAQILSCIAGNIMGMKAVETIRLEDCHWPEPIVSGFPGPQFGTSVAHEKLDAGERPILATVPKPKVGLSTDAHVQIGEDAWRGGVDLLKDDENLTDQSFNPFEDRLADSLAARDRVEEDVGERKDYLVNVTAETNEMLERVDLVAEHGGGFVMVDVITSGWAAVQTVRERCERHDLAIHAHRAMHAAFDRLEHHGVSMRVLAQIARLCGVDHIHTGTAGLGKLANEDTPGINEWLTSDLYGMTPVLPVASGGLHPGVVDQLLDALGTDIIVQAGGGIHGHPDGTHAGAKALRQSVEASLEGVSLDSYADEHDELATALEKWGSETPR, from the coding sequence ATGACTGGCATCGAATATGACGACTTCCTCGACCTCGAGTACGAACCCACGGCGACGGATCTCGTCTGCGAGTTTACGATCGACCCCGCTGACGGGATGTCGACGGAGGCGGCGGCGAGCCGGGTCGCCTCGGAGTCCTCCAACGGAACGTGGGCCGCGTTGCACGTCGACGAGGACGAACTGACCGATCTAAGCGCGGTTGCGTGTGCGATCGACGGCCACGAGATCACCGTTGCCTACCCCGAAGCCCTGTTCGAAACAGGAAGCATGGCCCAGATCCTCTCGTGTATCGCGGGCAACATCATGGGGATGAAAGCGGTCGAGACGATCCGCCTCGAGGACTGCCACTGGCCCGAGCCCATCGTTTCCGGCTTCCCCGGCCCGCAGTTCGGGACCAGCGTCGCCCACGAGAAACTCGACGCAGGCGAACGACCGATCCTCGCGACGGTCCCCAAACCGAAAGTCGGGCTCTCGACGGACGCCCACGTCCAGATCGGCGAAGACGCCTGGCGCGGCGGCGTCGACCTGCTGAAAGACGACGAGAATCTCACCGATCAGTCGTTCAACCCCTTCGAGGACCGACTCGCCGACAGCCTCGCCGCTCGAGACCGTGTCGAAGAGGACGTCGGCGAGCGGAAGGATTACCTCGTGAACGTGACCGCGGAGACGAACGAGATGTTAGAGCGCGTCGACCTCGTGGCCGAACACGGCGGCGGCTTCGTCATGGTCGACGTGATCACCAGCGGCTGGGCAGCCGTCCAGACGGTCCGCGAGCGCTGCGAACGACACGACCTCGCGATCCACGCCCACCGCGCCATGCACGCGGCCTTCGACCGTCTCGAGCACCACGGCGTCTCGATGCGCGTGCTCGCTCAGATCGCCCGCCTCTGTGGTGTCGACCACATCCACACCGGCACCGCCGGGCTGGGCAAACTCGCGAACGAGGATACACCGGGGATCAACGAGTGGCTCACGTCGGACCTGTACGGGATGACCCCGGTCCTGCCCGTCGCCTCCGGCGGCCTCCACCCCGGTGTCGTCGACCAGTTACTCGACGCACTCGGCACGGACATCATCGTCCAGGCCGGTGGCGGCATCCACGGCCATCCCGACGGCACGCACGCGGGCGCGAAAGCGCTTCGGCAGTCGGTCGAGGCGAGCCTCGAGGGCGTCTCGCTCGACTCCTACGCCGACGAACACGACGAGTTGGCGACGGCGCTCGAGAAGTGGGGATCGGAGACGCCGCGATAG
- a CDS encoding DUF7117 family protein, translating to MKVRGERECKECGTRWSYYETGSVGCPACGSLRSVGIDERTEHTDLQVAFDLTPVRNAIDDLSTDDLAARAREECREYIRRRGFVNAGTLRELDDTYLAASELHHVADIVGRDIRLEEREELYFLALLRDADTGERPPAAEVPPSLRGARGLAAANAVREYRRDVRTWAADRDLTSAERGALETLGEHVTRIRMLDGDVDPRTADRLIEATRDLANGLRGDELAFTQAQDRLESLEFDDA from the coding sequence ATGAAAGTCCGGGGTGAGCGCGAGTGCAAGGAGTGTGGCACGCGGTGGTCGTACTACGAAACTGGCAGCGTAGGCTGTCCGGCCTGTGGAAGCCTTCGCAGCGTCGGCATCGACGAGCGCACCGAACACACCGACCTACAGGTGGCGTTCGATCTCACGCCGGTTCGAAACGCGATCGACGATCTCTCGACCGATGATCTCGCTGCTCGAGCTCGCGAGGAGTGTCGTGAGTACATCCGTCGCCGTGGCTTCGTCAACGCTGGGACGCTTCGCGAACTCGACGACACATACCTCGCTGCCAGCGAACTCCACCACGTCGCCGACATTGTCGGCCGCGATATCCGCCTCGAGGAGCGCGAGGAACTGTACTTCCTCGCGTTGCTCCGCGACGCCGACACCGGTGAGCGGCCGCCGGCCGCCGAAGTGCCGCCGAGCCTGCGTGGGGCTCGCGGCCTCGCCGCCGCGAACGCCGTCCGCGAGTATCGCCGCGACGTCCGAACGTGGGCCGCAGACCGCGACCTGACGAGTGCTGAACGAGGTGCCTTAGAGACGCTCGGCGAACACGTCACCCGCATCCGGATGCTCGACGGCGACGTCGATCCCCGTACGGCCGACCGGCTGATCGAAGCGACTCGCGACCTCGCAAATGGACTTCGGGGCGACGAACTGGCGTTTACGCAGGCCCAAGACAGACTCGAGAGCCTCGAGTTCGACGACGCCTAG
- a CDS encoding transcriptional regulator, translated as MDEITFAVVGTGGIGRRALEVSQHKDALTPVAACDRHGTAIDFDGLDVDELLAATEGNIDNEVATDGGKRTDGSRSSSALRSDGGAGATAAEGGVKQHGENKGVVASEQAQPSEDSIQDIIDHGDGIDAVLLALPNYEHDFIPRTADRFLEGGYSGVMIDVLKRSRVIGMLDERREAFEDAGITFICGAGATPGLLTGAAALAAQSFVEVTDVDIHWGVGLKSGYEDNRGTVREDIAHLPEYDIDTARELSDEEIEAIIDDHDGVIEFEDMEHADDILLERAGVCDAEDVTVGGILDVRSDEKPTTTTVSVTGRTFDGETATNTFQLGDETSMEANVNGPALGYLQTGVRRNRAGEYGVFGPVELMPGF; from the coding sequence ATGGACGAAATCACGTTTGCAGTAGTTGGAACCGGTGGAATCGGCCGACGAGCACTCGAAGTGAGCCAACACAAAGACGCGCTGACTCCTGTCGCGGCGTGTGACCGCCACGGCACCGCGATCGATTTCGACGGCCTCGACGTCGACGAGTTGCTGGCGGCGACGGAGGGCAACATCGATAACGAGGTGGCAACGGACGGCGGTAAGCGAACTGACGGGTCGCGATCTTCGTCAGCGCTCCGCTCTGACGGCGGTGCGGGTGCGACGGCCGCTGAAGGCGGCGTCAAACAACACGGCGAGAATAAAGGCGTCGTCGCCTCCGAGCAGGCCCAGCCCAGCGAGGATTCGATTCAGGATATCATCGACCACGGCGACGGGATCGACGCCGTCCTGCTGGCGCTGCCCAACTACGAGCACGACTTCATCCCGCGAACCGCCGACCGGTTCCTCGAGGGTGGCTACTCGGGCGTCATGATCGACGTGCTCAAACGCTCGCGCGTGATCGGTATGCTGGACGAGCGCCGCGAGGCGTTCGAGGACGCCGGTATCACGTTCATCTGCGGCGCTGGGGCGACGCCCGGCCTGCTAACCGGCGCGGCCGCACTCGCGGCCCAGTCGTTCGTCGAGGTTACCGACGTCGACATCCACTGGGGCGTCGGCCTCAAATCGGGCTACGAGGACAACCGCGGCACCGTCCGCGAGGACATCGCCCACCTGCCCGAGTACGACATCGACACCGCTCGAGAACTCTCCGACGAGGAGATCGAAGCGATCATCGACGACCACGACGGCGTCATCGAGTTCGAGGACATGGAACACGCCGACGACATCCTCCTCGAGCGCGCTGGCGTCTGCGATGCCGAGGACGTCACTGTCGGCGGCATCTTAGACGTTCGCAGCGACGAGAAGCCGACGACGACAACCGTTTCCGTAACGGGGCGAACGTTCGACGGCGAGACGGCGACGAACACGTTCCAACTCGGCGACGAGACGAGCATGGAAGCCAACGTCAACGGCCCGGCGCTGGGGTATCTGCAAACTGGCGTTCGACGGAACCGGGCCGGCGAGTACGGCGTCTTTGGCCCCGTGGAACTGATGCCCGGGTTCTAA
- a CDS encoding haloalkane dehalogenase, whose product MVIRTSEERFEELPEFDYDHDYVDVGDVRMVYVDAGQSADDADETFLCLHGEPTWSFLYRKMIPTLAERGRVVAPDFIGFGRSDKYEDRDAYTVEMHYETLRTFVTELDLTNVTLVCQDWGGLLGLALATEQPERFARLVPMNTVLPDGTQEMPEIWHRFAETVATADELDVGRIVQNGCYNDHPADVLEAYRAPFPDERSLAGVRTFPGLVPQSPDEPGADRFAEAHERLVDWEKPAFVLFGRNDPIMSGFRDSMRELIPTASDQPDVWIDEAAHFLQEDAGEEIAERIVAFVDRT is encoded by the coding sequence ATGGTTATCCGGACATCCGAGGAGCGATTCGAGGAGCTACCAGAATTCGACTACGACCACGACTACGTCGACGTCGGTGACGTCCGGATGGTGTACGTCGATGCGGGACAATCGGCGGACGACGCCGACGAAACGTTCCTCTGTCTCCACGGCGAACCCACCTGGTCGTTTCTCTACCGAAAAATGATTCCGACGCTGGCCGAGCGCGGTCGCGTCGTCGCGCCCGATTTCATCGGCTTCGGTCGGTCGGACAAGTACGAAGACCGCGACGCCTACACCGTCGAGATGCACTACGAGACCCTGCGGACGTTCGTCACGGAACTCGACCTGACGAACGTCACGCTCGTTTGCCAGGACTGGGGCGGTCTGCTCGGACTGGCACTCGCAACCGAACAGCCGGAGCGATTCGCGCGGCTGGTGCCGATGAACACCGTCCTCCCCGACGGTACCCAGGAGATGCCCGAGATCTGGCACCGCTTCGCCGAGACGGTCGCGACAGCCGACGAGCTAGATGTCGGTCGTATCGTCCAGAACGGCTGTTATAATGATCACCCGGCGGACGTCCTCGAGGCCTATCGCGCGCCGTTCCCGGACGAACGGTCGCTGGCCGGAGTTCGGACGTTTCCGGGACTGGTACCCCAATCGCCGGACGAGCCCGGTGCGGACCGCTTTGCCGAGGCCCACGAGCGCCTCGTCGACTGGGAGAAGCCGGCGTTCGTTCTCTTCGGCAGGAACGACCCGATCATGTCCGGCTTCCGAGATTCGATGCGCGAGCTAATTCCGACCGCGAGCGACCAACCCGACGTCTGGATCGACGAGGCCGCCCACTTCCTTCAGGAGGACGCCGGCGAAGAGATCGCCGAGCGAATCGTCGCCTTCGTCGATCGGACCTGA
- a CDS encoding midas domain-containing protein has translation MTDSTINTNSSDGALDVGSAADDLFGDLEEGIPEGEPVDGEATDESESTDDEQKPSDGDVEDQTAATVFGNLQDSESTADDVDDILEGDSPEDIIATADEPEPETADDDLFVDDGALEELLLTDRTKEQEFLWIDSDDAAEADEPTASTAVETDEPTSDDTESTAAPAVEPASDEAADSGVVDDGESVAAADVEPTAEEDIEPTAVADIESTADTDAEPASDAAESESDSVADSSKAERNFVESEPESDAPEPADAPSSDRSPDEHDLAVATADTEGTTATAEVESNTAPETADATRSADENAKSQATADDGGATGLLGWLRATLGRLFS, from the coding sequence ATGACTGATAGCACGATAAATACGAACTCGAGTGACGGGGCACTCGACGTCGGATCGGCGGCCGACGATCTGTTCGGGGACCTCGAGGAGGGGATACCGGAGGGAGAGCCGGTCGACGGGGAGGCGACGGACGAGTCGGAATCGACGGACGACGAGCAAAAGCCGTCCGACGGCGATGTCGAAGACCAGACGGCCGCGACCGTGTTCGGCAACCTCCAGGACAGCGAGTCCACGGCCGACGACGTCGACGATATCCTCGAGGGCGACAGTCCCGAGGACATCATCGCGACCGCGGACGAACCGGAGCCCGAGACGGCCGACGACGACCTGTTCGTCGATGATGGCGCACTCGAGGAACTGCTGTTGACCGATCGAACGAAAGAACAGGAGTTCCTCTGGATCGATTCGGACGACGCTGCCGAGGCCGACGAACCTACTGCGTCGACAGCTGTCGAGACCGACGAGCCGACGTCTGACGACACCGAATCGACCGCTGCACCCGCCGTCGAGCCAGCCTCCGACGAGGCTGCCGACTCAGGAGTTGTCGATGACGGTGAATCCGTCGCTGCGGCCGACGTCGAACCAACGGCCGAGGAGGACATCGAACCGACAGCTGTGGCCGACATCGAGTCGACAGCAGACACCGATGCCGAGCCAGCGTCGGACGCTGCTGAGTCGGAATCCGATTCCGTTGCTGACTCGAGTAAGGCCGAACGCAATTTCGTCGAGTCGGAACCCGAGTCGGACGCGCCCGAGCCAGCCGACGCACCCTCGAGTGACAGATCGCCGGACGAGCATGATTTGGCAGTTGCAACCGCCGATACCGAGGGTACGACGGCAACCGCCGAGGTCGAATCGAATACCGCCCCCGAAACGGCCGATGCAACTCGCAGCGCCGACGAAAACGCGAAGTCGCAGGCGACTGCGGACGATGGCGGCGCCACGGGCCTGCTGGGCTGGCTCCGCGCGACGCTCGGTCGACTGTTCTCGTAA